The Sorangiineae bacterium MSr11367 genome window below encodes:
- a CDS encoding sigma-54 dependent transcriptional regulator, with product MKVLIVEDQLAVAKALQVLLEVNDLEAVIAHNPEKAIECVEQDDIGVVIQDMNFSEGATTGAEGLALFRRLRTLDPELPVLAMTAWSSLESAVEMVKAGAADYLAKPWDDDKLVASVKNLLRMRELALENARLQHEKSFARGELARKYELCGVVYRSAAMHRVVSLAGQVASADVPVLITGPNGAGKEMIAEILHANSRRSAAPFIKVNAGALPDDLLEAELFGAEPGAFTGSVKRRVGRFEAAHGGTLFLDEIGNLSLAGQMKLLRAVQRGEFERLGSSETRKVDVRIVAATNADLRAAIAKGTFREDLLFRLNVIEIEVPALRERREDVLPLAVEFLARGQAEKPKPLSLEARAALTDYAWPGNVRELMNRIQRASIVATGPEITAEDLGLACGSPAATAEPAEPSSSEGSSERRELELLLHECDGMISRVAARLGISRQALYRRMQRLGIVLERRFKG from the coding sequence ATGAAGGTCCTGATCGTCGAAGACCAGCTCGCGGTGGCCAAGGCGCTTCAGGTTCTTCTCGAGGTGAACGACCTCGAGGCGGTGATCGCGCACAATCCCGAAAAGGCCATCGAGTGCGTCGAGCAGGACGACATCGGTGTGGTCATCCAGGACATGAACTTCAGCGAGGGGGCGACCACCGGTGCGGAGGGGCTCGCGCTCTTTCGCCGGCTGCGCACGCTCGATCCGGAGTTGCCCGTGTTGGCCATGACGGCGTGGTCGTCGCTCGAGTCGGCGGTGGAAATGGTGAAGGCCGGTGCAGCGGACTACCTGGCCAAGCCGTGGGATGACGACAAGCTGGTGGCGTCGGTGAAAAACTTGCTGCGCATGCGCGAGCTCGCCCTCGAGAATGCGCGCCTGCAGCACGAGAAGTCGTTTGCGCGCGGGGAGCTTGCCCGCAAGTACGAGCTTTGCGGCGTCGTGTACCGAAGTGCCGCGATGCATCGCGTGGTGTCGCTCGCGGGGCAGGTGGCGTCGGCCGACGTGCCGGTGCTCATCACGGGGCCCAACGGTGCCGGCAAGGAGATGATCGCGGAGATTTTGCACGCGAATTCCCGGCGGAGCGCGGCGCCGTTCATCAAAGTGAACGCGGGTGCGCTGCCCGACGACCTTCTCGAGGCGGAGCTTTTCGGGGCGGAGCCGGGCGCGTTCACCGGCTCGGTCAAACGGCGCGTGGGCCGCTTCGAGGCCGCGCACGGCGGCACCTTGTTTCTCGACGAGATTGGCAACTTGTCGCTCGCCGGGCAGATGAAGCTTCTGCGGGCGGTGCAGCGCGGCGAGTTCGAACGGCTCGGTTCGAGCGAGACGCGTAAGGTGGACGTGCGCATCGTGGCCGCCACCAACGCCGACCTGCGCGCGGCGATTGCCAAGGGCACCTTTCGCGAAGATTTGCTCTTCCGCCTCAACGTGATCGAAATCGAGGTGCCCGCCCTGCGCGAACGTCGCGAGGACGTGTTGCCCCTCGCCGTGGAGTTTCTCGCGCGCGGGCAAGCGGAGAAGCCGAAGCCCCTGTCGCTGGAGGCTCGGGCCGCGCTCACCGATTACGCGTGGCCTGGCAACGTGCGCGAGCTCATGAACCGGATCCAGCGCGCGAGCATCGTGGCCACGGGGCCGGAGATCACCGCCGAGGACCTTGGGCTTGCGTGCGGCAGTCCTGCCGCGACGGCCGAGCCGGCGGAGCCTTCTTCGTCGGAAGGATCGAGCGAGCGGCGCGAACTGGAGCTTTTGCTTCACGAGTGCGATGGCATGATCTCGCGGGTTGCGGCGCGGCTCGGGATCAGCCGACAAGCGCTCTACCGCCGCATGCAGCGGCTCGGTATCGTCTTGGAGCGACGCTTCAAGGGATGA